NNNNNNNNNNNNNNNNNNNNNNNNNNNNNNNNNNNNNNNNNNNNNNNNNNNNNNNNNNNNNNNNNNNNNNNNNNNNNNNNNNNNNNNNNNNNNNNNNNNNNNNNNNNNNNNNNNNNNNNNNNNNNNNNNNNNNNNNNNNNNNNNNNNNNNNNNNNNNNNNNNNNNNNNNNNNNNNNNNNNNNNNNNNNNNNNNNNNNNNNNNNNNNNNNNNNNNNNNNNNNNNNNNNNNNNNNNNNNNNNNNNNNNNNNNNNNNNNNNNNNNNNNNNNNNNNNNNNNNNNNNNNNNNNNNNNNNNNNNNNNNNNNNNNNNNNNNNNNNNNNNNNNNNNNNNNNNNNNNNNNNNNNNNNNNNNNNNNNNNNNNNNNNNNNNNNNNNNNNNNNNNNNNNNNNNNNNNNNNNNNNNNNNNNNNNNNNNNNNNNNNNNNNNNNNNNNNNNNNNNNNNNNNNNNNNNNNNNNNNNNNNNNNNNNNNNNNNNNNNNACGCTTGAATCTTTGAGGCTCTAAAACGTTGTAATTTTTCGGTTTTCTGGAGACTCTTCCCAAATCTCTCTTTTTGTTAGTCAATGCCGCGAGGGACTGGCGAGTCGGAGAGGCCTGTCTGTTCATTCAAGGCCGATCAATTGTGGCTCCGTCATTAAAGTTGTTGGCCGATGCTGGCCTGTCAGGgtcaatggcagcatcaaTGGCAACATCGATGACAGCAGTATCAATGCTGCCATTAAGAAACAGTGGGTATGCTGACATACAGACAAATGTTATGTACCATCAGATAGATACCTTGGTAGGTACTGTATTGTACTGTGCTATACTGTAATGCACCAACTTTCGAGATGGTTCCTGAAGAAACTGGTTCTCTCGTTCTCTGCATGGGAAGAAAAGCGGACCAGTGCGAGGTTCCTTTATCCGAACAGTACGCTTTGCAAGCGCTGCATTGTAGACCCCGCCTATCATGCGGGTCGAGGAGCAAATGCTCCGGCTCCTTGACTCCCTCATGAGACAAGCGTAAGAGTAAGGTAGTGTTTTCCACCAAAAGTCGTTGCTCATCGGACGCACAGGATTTTAACATCACTTTCCTCAAAATGCCTCGACGTCGCATACTTTCGTTCCCTTTTCTGTTTCGCACCTGTACCATCAGTGCGGCGATGTCTCCGAGAGTCGTCATGTCCCTCGCTTGCCACGACTCTTCCAGGTAACGTCGCCCGGGGCCGAGACAACCAACCTGACGTGGACTCGTCTTTTTACCTTCTGACTTCCCGCTGGGTCCCTGTAACCCCCCTTCTGAAGCCCCCTGGTTACCTGGATACTGGACACACTGGGCACACTGAACACACTAAGCCTCGGTGGCGATTGGCAACCACGTCTGTAGTCTCTTAGACAGGACTTCAGTTTCGACGCCACACTCTTTATATCAATCAGTCCTCTGTTGACCTTGAACGAACTTCTGTTTCAAGGCGACTACTATTTCATTCACACCTGCCATCTCCCATCTATGCAAATCGTCAGCTTGTCTTTTCCTGCTTCTACCTATACGCCATTCTTCCACGTCATTCATTGTCCATGTCGTTGGTGCGGGTCTACCATTTCTCAATCGACGGCTCGATCATCACCAATTCGAATTCTAACGACAAAGCCCGAGCTCACAGATAAATGTGCACGCAGCATTCGGCTGCATGCCACGTCTGCGGGAAAGAGTATCTCGTCTATGTCGAATTTTGTCAATTATTTCGTCCGCCGTTACTTGTATGTCCGCAAGGCGTCATATTTCTCCGGAATATGATGCGAGACGGGCAGTGTCCAAGTCCAGTCTGTCCAAATAGTATGAGGGGAGGTTGTCGGATTATGTGATACGTTTGCTATTCAGAAGAGACAAAGGGTGGTGATTGGAACCCCCCTATTTTCGAATGACGGCCAATTCGACTATTCTCTTAGAGTTTCTGCTCGGAtacttcaacctcaacgacCTGATCGATTCCTTTGTACTCTGGAACTTCAAAGTCAAACTTCTTGGCAATGGACGGAGTTACAAATCTATCTTGGGGGTTAGTGATCTCGAGCCGGCCCTTACTACACCGGTACGTACCGTCCTCCAATAAAGTGTCGACCTTTGAAGTGCTTCACTAGTGGCTTTGGCGCTGTTAGGCTAATGAGTGCCGTAGGCATGAAGGAGCTACCGAGCCCAGACTTTGGCGGACCGTTTTCGATAtcccatgatgatggagcATCGACTGACGTGATCGGTAATTTGGTCTCCTGCAATGCTTGAATCACTGCAGGAAATGGCTCTCGAACTTCTCCTGAAAAACTAAATCCTAGTTGGACGGTCAGACGATCCTGCTATTAGACGAGGATAAAATACCGAAAATCGCATCGATAATATGATCTGTCGATTTCAGCGCCGAGGGGAAATCGTCGACGAAAGGGACCTCGAGGTCTTCGAGTTGTTTGGCGAGTCGCTAGGAATATGATCAGCGACTGTTCAGCTTTCAGGAATGGAAAACGAGACGAGAAACGATGATAAGGCTGGATACATCGATTTCACAATATGCCAGTTACTGCCATCCAACGGTTCCCGCAGGAGTGGTAGGAAACAAACGATGAAGGAATTGCAAAATAATACAACTGCAAAATCGCGATATTCTCGATACAGGATGACACCACACGACATCATCCGTGGTGAAATAATGGTGAAAATTACATGAAACGGCAAACTTACCTGATATAGGTCattcttgcttcttttggGATAGAACACGGTCGGATTGTAACCGTACTGTCGAAGATGGCGAGCAGCCACTAATCCATCACCACCTGACAGCGTTAAGTTGTTTATACCACAAGCTGTTCAAAGAGGCATACCGTTATTTCCAGGTCCGCAGGCAACAAGGACTCTACGGCCGCTTTCGAGGGGCTGAAGACGGTACACTGGTGATATCAGCATTCTGAGTATCGTATCAGACAGTCATAGGTCATTTGAAGCAACTCAAATGAACAGAAAGCTCAAAGTCCCGTGTAAGACGTAGCCATAGTTGATTGAGCAACTTACCGGCTTGAGAAACAGCAAGACCAGCGAGCTCCATGAGCTGGTCGAGTGAGAATGCACCAGTGGTCATAAGCTCCTgatcaagagcagcagcagctttggcTCCGAGTGTCTGGAGCAGTCAGTAAGTGAGCTATCAGGATAGCTTTTGTCACTTATCCGTACTTTAATAGCCATTGCGTGTTTTGAATCTTTTATTCTGCCTGGCGTTCGATGTGATTATGTTagaatctcaacaccaatgtATCAGCGTAGCAGTTCGTACGATGTAAAAGCCAAGTAGTCTCTGAATGTCGTCAGTGAGTAAATGTTGGAAGGTCCAGGGACTGACATCACCCAGCAGGTTGCTCCTTCTGCCCTTCTACGGCACAGCCACATCGCCGGTTGTGATCCACCCGAGCAACTGGGCAGCCACACCGGCAAAACTAGACCCCGATTCCGATTTCGAAATTGTCCCAACCTTCAGAACAGTAGCATTTGCCCGGCCGATTGCTATCAATCGTGGTCGTCAATTCCCCCCATATCGCCGCCATGGTTGTCAAGATCCGTCTCGCCCGTTTCGGGCGTCGAAATCAGCCCTTTTACAACATCGTTGTTGCCCACGCTCGGTGCGCTTCACCCATCGATTCATGCCTGGATTGAACGCAGACCACTAACAAACTTGTCTAGCACGGCTCGTAACTCCCGCCCGCTCGAAGTTATTGGCACATACGACCCGATTCCCAAGACCGATCCTTACGACGACTCTGGAAAGCTTCACAAGGACATCCAGCTCGATAGAGCACGCGCTAGGTACTGGATCGGTGTTGGTGCACAGCCTACGGACACAGCATGGCGGTTACTCTCCATGCTCAACATTCTACCAAAGAAGGAATTCGGccccaagaaggacgagataAAGGGTGTTGTGCAGAAGGATCAGATCCAGATTCGCTGAAACAACAATGGTCTGGAAGGATGTATGATAATGTATGAAAAGACATTTCGGGGCGTTGGTTTGGGGATCGATATCACCCGATTTGAATGAGCCAGCAAAAATTCGAGAGCAGGCAGTGCCAACACAAGAGATTATCGGGGATCTTTGGCAGGCATTGGAGGCACATAGTACTTCCAGAGGAGACTGTACTATATATTTATGTTGGAAACGGCTTGAATCACCACAACCAAGTCATTTGTCGCTATTACTATTTGTATTGAAGCGCTACCCAATACCATGTCTAAACACGTTTAAAGCTATCTATGGAAGATGAGTCGCTAAATGAGAAAACCCAACACATGCCCTCGTCTTTGCAACGCCTTTATCCAACATATGACATCCCAATAAGGCCGTGAGAAAAAAGATGAAACATTTTAATGAGTGACAGCAAAGAAAATGTTAAGTACGAGACACACAGACATGACAACAGCTCCATAGATGGCGAGAGCAAGTGCCATTCTGCGCAGATGGTGGTGTTCAATATGTTCGAGATCCCAGCGCCACTTGCGTCGCCACCGCCAGGAGTTTCGGTTGCTACGAGTGCTGGCATTGCTAACGACGCTTACACCACTGCGAACACTGGTTGTGCTTTGGGCCAGAGCAGCAGATTCTTCCACGTCAGAAGTGGAAGAGTCTTCGTCGAtatcatcgtcttccttgACCAATCGTTGATGATAGGTACTGTCCGGGTTGCTGATCTTGTAGTAGAAGAGGCCAGGAAGGATGAAACTAATAGAGGTTGATCCTGTGCTGCCaacaaaggccaagacacGATCAAGACTGGTAACCGAGAGAGCAGTCATGTAGGCGAAAGTAAGAATAAAGGTGGTGATGACTGCGAAACGAAGGTCAGACATGGGAGCAGTACTCCCGTGGTCTCCAGGTGGAGATGCAGGCAGCAATGGTGTTGCAGTTCGGCCATTGTTGGATGAGTTGCGGTTTGGTCGCCACTTTAGAACAGCGTCCAATGAAGCTCGGCATGGGTGCACTTGCAAAGGAACTGAGAAAGTAACGAGGACAACAATGGCTGCCTTGCCAATTGTCGAAGCAGCTCCAGTAGGGTCTATCCTTGTTAGTTACGGTTTGATCATTACCAAAGCTTAGGGGAGAAGCTTACACATCGACACAATATTTCCAACAACGGCATTTCCGAAGGTAAGGTAGCCAGTAATAGCCACAACAATATAAATGGAGGAAGCAGACCCAATGCTGGTGCCAATGACTCCGACAACACTCCTGGGGGAATTGTCCTTTAATTCGTTCAGAATGGAGAACATCTAAATAGGTCAGTTGAGTTCAATGGCAAAGTTCGGTTTACATACGTTTTGGTGACAGGTGTAGGCAAAGACCACAACAGGGAGAGCGCTCAGTGTCTCGATCGCTCCACCCCATTGGATTACCCTGATGCTACCTGGGTCGGCATGCTTATCAGATGCAAAGTGATAAATCACCAAGACAATCAAATACCCAATAGACACCAATGCAACAATACTGGTGTACTTTAGTGAATCCAACCTCCGCAAAAAGCTGAGGGGGATAATAAGGAGCATAAACGCAGTGATCCAAAAGTTGCGATCAACCAGATACGGAGCGCTATTAGCATTGCTCAAGAAACCCAACACCACACCAGGCATGAGATCCCCAATAATAATCATGTATGATACACCGACCCCAAAACACTTGATCGCGATTGCAGCATCGAAGATAACGGCAGCGTTGGGATATGTGATTTGCGACAGGGCaaagaaggaggctgttCCTCGCTCGAGATATCGGGCGCATCGAGACTGAAGATAAAGACCAAAAGCAGCGGTCAATCCAGACCATATGATGAGGATGACGCCGAGCATGATTCCCATATGGGACATGACAGAGGGCATGGCAAGAGTGCCAGCTCCGACAACTTGAAAGCCTACATTAGCATCATATCGGTCGGTCAAGCGACGTGGGACGCACTTGTGTTTAGCAGGTTTACAACACTGCTGAGCGTGGTGGCTTGGCCGCCATAGCCACCATCCTTATGACCGCGACGTCGAGGTCTAGAGTCTGTTGTGAGCAACGATAATCACTGTGGCCGGTGTCGGCGGGTCTCCTCACCTTGACATGTCGCCGGCACTTCTTGTTGTAGAAGCGTTTCCATCAGATATTGTAGAGTAGTTCGTCATTAACACGACAAAGGAATATAGTGTTGTCGATTGTTCGGCGCGATCGCAGAGGCTGGAGGTGGT
This is a stretch of genomic DNA from Fusarium graminearum PH-1 chromosome 4, whole genome shotgun sequence. It encodes these proteins:
- a CDS encoding ribosomal protein S16; translated protein: MVVKIRLARFGRRNQPFYNIVVAHARTARNSRPLEVIGTYDPIPKTDPYDDSGKLHKDIQLDRARARYWIGVGAQPTDTAWRLLSMLNILPKKEFGPKKDEIKGVVQKDQIQIR